In one window of Oscillospiraceae bacterium DNA:
- the priA gene encoding primosomal protein N': MPSVVKVAVEGLLYSYDRVFDYLYSLEPELPAAPGCRVKVGFGKGSSPKTAMILEVASESGEKELKPVKALIDAQPVLTPEQLELAVRVAERTFCPIYDAIKLMLPSGLGFYDKITYTKKTDRDPQSYDEPQRSVLSYLGDKSVSAQKLKKETGVGSETLEIMTREGLIESSVKTARKVGDKTVKLLSLGSERPKRLSAKQAAVIKYLEENGESAAKQVSYYTGASAATINTLIGKNAVAANEQLCYRESYESAERIDPDSFILNEDQQAAFDELSALAPGANALLFGVTGSGKTMVILKLVQKTLSEGRSALLMVPEILLTPQFTKLFTGCFGKRVAVLHSGLSEGVRLDEYRRIKSGEADLVIGTRSAIFAPLENIGFISMDEEQESAYKSESSPRYDAGEVAAMRAKTHGALFLRSSATPSIRTWHAAQNGKIKLVKLGARYAGARLPPVKLIDMRDEPPVTPGGVLGETLLNALKNTRDNGRQSVLLLNRRGHDTIVICYDCGEVLKCPHCSVALNYHTANGRLMCHCCGYSTAEMTCPKCEGKRMRYLGSGIQKVETELSQLLPEAKVLRMDTDTTVTHDAHDKLFTNFKNGEYDILIGTQMVAKGIDFENVTLVGVLNAEQGLFSGDYKGAERTFSLLTQVVGRCGRGRYNGEAVIQTYLPENRIFEYARNQDYEAFYNDEIELRRQLLHPPFCDLCLIGVSGENEKETAKAAEAFLELVRNKTAGTGFPVRAYGPAPAETARAANRYRFRLTLKCRNTKGFREIIGQALKDFSNAHRRDAITAFADMNPEQYY; this comes from the coding sequence GTGCCGTCGGTGGTTAAAGTCGCGGTTGAGGGACTCCTGTACAGCTACGACCGGGTATTCGATTATCTTTATTCGCTTGAGCCCGAACTTCCCGCAGCTCCGGGCTGCCGGGTCAAAGTCGGATTCGGAAAAGGCAGTTCTCCCAAGACGGCGATGATTCTCGAAGTCGCCTCGGAGAGCGGGGAAAAAGAGCTCAAACCGGTCAAAGCGCTGATCGACGCGCAGCCGGTTCTGACGCCCGAACAATTGGAATTGGCCGTCCGCGTGGCCGAAAGGACGTTCTGCCCGATTTACGACGCGATCAAACTGATGCTGCCGTCGGGCCTCGGATTTTACGATAAAATTACATATACCAAAAAGACAGACCGGGATCCGCAGTCCTATGACGAACCGCAGAGGTCTGTTTTGTCGTATCTGGGAGACAAATCCGTCAGCGCGCAAAAACTGAAAAAAGAGACCGGCGTCGGCTCCGAAACGCTGGAGATCATGACGCGCGAAGGGTTGATCGAGAGCAGCGTCAAAACGGCGCGAAAAGTCGGCGACAAGACGGTAAAACTGCTGTCGCTCGGAAGCGAAAGGCCCAAACGCCTCTCCGCCAAACAGGCGGCGGTGATCAAATATCTTGAAGAAAACGGCGAGAGCGCCGCAAAACAAGTGAGTTATTACACCGGCGCATCCGCCGCGACGATCAACACCCTGATCGGAAAAAACGCGGTCGCCGCCAACGAACAGCTCTGCTATCGGGAGTCGTATGAGTCCGCCGAGCGGATTGACCCCGATTCGTTTATCTTAAACGAAGACCAGCAAGCGGCATTTGACGAACTTTCGGCGCTTGCCCCCGGTGCCAATGCTTTATTATTCGGCGTGACCGGCAGCGGCAAGACGATGGTCATTTTAAAACTGGTTCAAAAAACGCTCTCCGAGGGCAGATCGGCGCTGCTGATGGTGCCCGAGATCCTGCTCACGCCGCAGTTCACGAAACTCTTTACCGGCTGCTTCGGAAAACGGGTCGCGGTGCTGCACAGCGGTCTTTCCGAGGGGGTCCGGCTCGACGAATACCGCCGCATCAAAAGCGGCGAGGCCGATCTCGTGATCGGGACCCGCTCGGCGATTTTCGCGCCGCTCGAAAACATCGGTTTCATCTCGATGGACGAGGAGCAGGAGAGCGCTTACAAATCCGAATCCAGCCCGCGCTACGACGCCGGAGAAGTCGCCGCGATGCGCGCGAAGACCCACGGCGCGCTGTTTCTTCGGTCGTCCGCGACACCGTCCATCCGCACCTGGCACGCGGCGCAAAACGGAAAGATCAAACTCGTCAAACTCGGCGCGCGGTATGCGGGCGCGCGGCTCCCCCCGGTCAAACTGATCGACATGCGCGACGAGCCGCCGGTGACGCCGGGCGGCGTTTTGGGGGAGACACTTTTAAACGCGCTGAAAAATACGCGTGACAACGGGCGGCAGTCGGTGTTATTATTGAACCGGCGGGGGCACGATACCATTGTAATCTGCTACGACTGCGGCGAAGTTTTAAAGTGCCCGCACTGCAGCGTCGCCCTGAATTACCACACGGCCAACGGCCGCCTGATGTGCCACTGCTGCGGCTACAGCACCGCCGAGATGACCTGTCCCAAATGCGAAGGGAAACGAATGCGGTATCTCGGCAGCGGCATTCAGAAAGTTGAGACGGAGTTATCGCAGCTTCTCCCCGAAGCGAAAGTTTTGCGCATGGACACCGATACCACCGTGACTCACGACGCCCATGACAAATTGTTTACCAACTTTAAAAACGGGGAATATGACATTTTGATCGGCACCCAGATGGTCGCAAAAGGCATCGACTTCGAAAATGTCACGCTGGTCGGAGTGCTGAACGCCGAGCAGGGGCTTTTCTCCGGCGACTATAAAGGCGCGGAACGCACTTTTTCGCTGCTGACGCAGGTGGTCGGGCGCTGCGGGCGCGGGCGCTATAACGGCGAGGCGGTCATCCAGACCTATCTGCCCGAAAATCGCATTTTCGAATACGCCCGCAATCAGGATTACGAGGCGTTTTACAACGACGAGATCGAACTCCGCCGTCAGCTGCTGCACCCGCCGTTTTGCGATCTCTGTCTGATCGGCGTCAGCGGCGAAAACGAAAAAGAGACCGCGAAAGCCGCCGAAGCGTTTTTGGAACTGGTCAGGAATAAGACCGCCGGAACCGGATTCCCGGTCAGGGCATACGGCCCGGCTCCCGCGGAAACCGCGCGCGCGGCCAATCGGTACCGTTTCCGCCTGACTTTGAAATGCCGAAACACGAAGGGTTTTCGGGAGATTATCGGACAGGCGCTGAAGGATTTTTCAAACGCGCACCGGCGCGACGCGATCACCGCTTTCGCGGATATGAACCCCGAACAGTATTATTAA
- the def gene encoding peptide deformylase: MAIRKVVLDGDEMLSKICRPVEKFDERLATLIEDMKDTLISENGVGLAAPQVGVLKRVFIINTGEEIREFINPEIISRDGEQRTAEGCLSCPGLWGVTVRPKKIVGKAFDLKGNEFEFTGEDLMAKAFCHENDHLNGILFKERVIEWLERDENK; the protein is encoded by the coding sequence ATGGCAATCAGAAAAGTCGTTTTGGACGGCGACGAGATGCTTTCAAAAATCTGCCGGCCGGTGGAAAAATTCGACGAACGCCTTGCGACGCTGATCGAGGATATGAAGGATACGCTGATTTCGGAAAACGGCGTCGGGCTTGCCGCGCCGCAGGTCGGTGTGCTGAAGCGCGTATTCATCATCAATACGGGTGAGGAAATCCGGGAATTCATCAATCCCGAGATCATCAGCCGCGACGGCGAACAGCGCACGGCGGAGGGCTGCCTCTCCTGCCCGGGCCTTTGGGGCGTCACGGTGCGCCCGAAGAAGATCGTCGGGAAAGCGTTCGACTTAAAGGGCAATGAATTCGAATTCACCGGCGAGGATTTGATGGCAAAGGCGTTCTGCCACGAAAACGACCACCTGAACGGCATTTTGTTCAAAGAGCGGGTCATCGAGTGGCTGGAAAGAGACGAGAATAAATAG
- a CDS encoding cohesin domain-containing protein — protein sequence MRWQRRRKIAYSCFILFVFLCSFPALPAAAATPVLSAALKPSSDGKTVTVVFSVENNPGIAAFRFTMHYDNKILKPASAAMNGKISGFFSDNHDSAAGAFHVVWANGTNYTGNGELCGAVFSVTGTVKDGKYPVTVTYDPVDFINEDLKTVKFESKGMTVSAMTVSAQSAQSTLAQSSIASSQAKSSSAAPVSSSAVSSYSSFAGSAITSAPSVWVNSQIQTPDTAGSAPSGAIPQSSPTVSSPQNKSGENNQTGSSAGTGDASDTPALQSSGNQIPVRSSGGESPILLYIAVSVIAAAAVIVLTVLIIKKKKQP from the coding sequence ATGCGGTGGCAGAGAAGGCGCAAAATCGCATACAGCTGCTTCATCTTATTCGTTTTTCTGTGTTCTTTCCCGGCGTTGCCGGCAGCCGCCGCAACCCCGGTTTTGAGCGCCGCATTGAAGCCCTCGTCCGACGGAAAAACCGTCACGGTGGTTTTCTCGGTCGAAAACAATCCGGGCATCGCGGCTTTCCGGTTCACGATGCACTATGACAACAAAATCCTCAAACCGGCAAGCGCCGCGATGAACGGCAAAATTTCCGGATTTTTCAGCGATAATCATGACAGCGCCGCCGGCGCATTTCACGTCGTGTGGGCAAACGGAACAAATTACACCGGAAACGGGGAGCTCTGCGGCGCGGTCTTTTCGGTGACCGGAACCGTCAAAGACGGGAAGTATCCGGTCACGGTTACATATGATCCGGTTGATTTTATCAACGAAGATTTAAAGACCGTTAAATTCGAATCCAAAGGAATGACAGTTTCCGCGATGACTGTTTCAGCGCAGTCCGCGCAGTCAACACTTGCTCAGTCGTCTATCGCAAGCAGTCAGGCAAAAAGTTCATCCGCCGCGCCCGTTTCTTCTTCCGCTGTAAGTTCTTATTCATCTTTTGCGGGCTCCGCAATCACAAGCGCGCCGTCGGTTTGGGTAAACAGCCAAATCCAAACGCCCGATACTGCCGGTTCCGCGCCTTCCGGCGCCATTCCGCAATCTTCACCGACCGTTTCTTCCCCGCAAAACAAATCCGGCGAAAACAATCAAACCGGATCATCCGCCGGGACCGGCGATGCCTCTGATACTCCGGCGCTTCAATCTTCCGGGAATCAAATCCCGGTCCGGTCCTCCGGCGGGGAAAGCCCGATTCTCCTTTATATCGCGGTTTCGGTGATCGCCGCAGCAGCGGTGATTGTCCTGACCGTTTTGATCATCAAAAAGAAAAAGCAGCCATAA
- the fmt gene encoding methionyl-tRNA formyltransferase: MRILFMGTPEFAAASFEKLADEFEVAAAISQPDKPKGRGYELLPTPVKIAAQKRGIPVCQPASVRTPESAELIRGLRPDLIVVVAYGKILPVELLNIPPLGCINLHGSLLPKYRGAAPIEWAVINGEKTTGLTTMYMAAGMDDGDMIYKTETEIGENETAGQLRNRLAVIGADLLAKTLRDLQNGPLPGTPQNHAEATFAPLIKKELGKLDPTKPAPQVHNLVRGLSPSPGVFFTVGGQRIKLLKTAYIADMSGAPGTVTLKNGALYLFCGTGAVRLDELCPEGKKPMTGAAYYYGHRFEQVDK; encoded by the coding sequence ATGAGAATCTTGTTCATGGGCACGCCCGAATTCGCCGCGGCGTCGTTTGAAAAACTCGCGGATGAATTTGAGGTTGCCGCCGCGATTTCCCAGCCGGACAAGCCGAAGGGCAGGGGCTATGAACTGCTGCCGACGCCGGTCAAAATCGCGGCGCAAAAGCGCGGAATTCCTGTCTGCCAGCCGGCTTCGGTGCGCACGCCCGAATCCGCGGAGCTGATCCGGGGGCTGCGTCCCGACCTGATTGTCGTGGTAGCTTACGGCAAGATTCTGCCGGTTGAACTTTTAAATATCCCGCCGCTCGGCTGCATCAATCTGCACGGCTCTCTGCTGCCGAAATACCGCGGCGCCGCCCCGATCGAGTGGGCGGTCATCAACGGCGAAAAGACGACCGGTTTGACTACAATGTATATGGCGGCGGGCATGGACGACGGTGATATGATCTACAAAACAGAGACCGAAATCGGCGAGAACGAGACCGCGGGGCAGCTGCGAAACCGGCTCGCCGTCATCGGCGCGGACCTGCTGGCGAAGACGCTGCGCGATCTTCAAAACGGACCGCTTCCGGGAACGCCGCAAAATCACGCGGAGGCGACTTTCGCGCCGCTGATCAAAAAAGAGCTCGGGAAACTCGATCCGACAAAACCGGCACCTCAAGTGCACAACCTCGTGCGCGGGCTCTCGCCGTCTCCGGGTGTGTTTTTCACCGTCGGCGGCCAACGGATAAAATTATTGAAAACCGCCTATATTGCCGATATGAGCGGCGCGCCGGGCACGGTTACGCTGAAAAACGGCGCGCTGTATCTGTTTTGCGGTACGGGCGCGGTACGGCTCGACGAGCTCTGCCCCGAGGGCAAAAAGCCGATGACCGGCGCGGCCTATTACTACGGGCACCGGTTTGAACAAGTCGACAAATAG
- a CDS encoding Ig-like domain-containing protein, protein MKRFFAAVLAMGLAVACLFAAPLGAVPVKDAGSAKAASGPDLNGGIWDGSIAAGFASGTGTDADPYIIATAPQLAFLAGSVNDGTTYSQKYFKLISNIVLNDTSNWTNWSTAAPANSWSAIGFNYEHSFQGNFNGDGHTISGIYINKTENYQGLFGYFSAGASVSNLGVISSFIKGNAYTGGIAGYANAIENCWNTGSVAGDAYTGGVAGYVDSCPVSSCYNTGKVTGSENVGGVAGWLEYSDADNCYNTGEVTGTDKYVGGIAGSAKGSVMTDCHNEGKISGVSHIGGMAGKTDGGLIKNCYNAGLIIASDLYAGGIAGHLYNLGFAVGCYNKGQIGGAGCVGGIAGYVQVSTVENCYNTATVGGNSKVGGAAGYSEDGTIRKCYNDGLIIGSSETGGAAGNLLRGKIVSCYYLSGTASGGINGADVSGQAAVLTDAQMKVQENFVGWDFEYDWFIDARYQYADGTSGGYPQLQAFGNFSTISSSAVWTGSTDTVWSGSGTEADPFLITSAEELAGLAETTNGGTDYSGEFFKLTTDITLNQYEAFLYWQHTAAEWTPIGIGNYFYGSFDGDGHQVSGIYIDNVLQFEGLFGYIVEGSVKNLQVTDSYIKGYKNVGGVAGEISYSTVSSCGNTGAVSGIEEVGGVLGYTDWDSTVSGCFNTGAVSGSNYVGGVVGNSNGIFSDGYNTGAVSGMDYVGGVSGYNGNEATACYNTGTVSGYTYVGGLFGLNYGDLSFGYNTGAVHGDSYVGGLAGFNTYYIYDCYNAGPVTGTVEYTGGVAGENTSEISDCYNIGSVEGVNGTGGVTGYNYYRIINCYNTGAVSGTDNTGGVAGDMDAASTISSCYYLTGKATGGIKGTDTAGKAEALTDAQMKLQSSFVGWDFTTTWEFGGSGAHYNYPTLKDVAQISLDPVTGVTISDESATLNINGTKQLTATVAPESAFNKNVTWSSSDSTVASVSSSGFVTALKAGTAVITVTTSDGGFTDTCAVISLNPADEAVYTYSIIDNKAVITGYTGTASSVIVPAFLGG, encoded by the coding sequence ATGAAACGGTTTTTTGCGGCAGTTCTGGCAATGGGGTTGGCGGTTGCGTGTTTGTTCGCAGCGCCGCTCGGAGCGGTACCGGTTAAGGATGCGGGAAGCGCGAAGGCAGCTTCGGGCCCTGATCTGAACGGCGGGATCTGGGATGGAAGCATTGCCGCGGGATTTGCAAGCGGCACGGGAACGGATGCGGATCCCTATATCATCGCGACTGCGCCTCAGCTGGCGTTTTTGGCGGGCAGCGTCAACGACGGAACGACATACAGCCAAAAATATTTCAAACTGATCAGCAACATTGTGTTGAACGATACGTCAAATTGGACGAATTGGAGCACGGCTGCCCCGGCGAACAGCTGGTCGGCGATCGGCTTTAATTACGAACACTCTTTCCAGGGTAATTTTAACGGGGACGGGCATACGATCAGCGGAATTTATATCAACAAAACGGAGAATTATCAAGGTCTGTTCGGGTATTTCAGCGCCGGCGCAAGCGTGTCAAATCTCGGCGTCATCAGCAGTTTCATCAAAGGAAATGCGTATACAGGCGGTATCGCGGGATATGCCAATGCCATTGAAAACTGCTGGAACACAGGGTCGGTCGCCGGGGACGCGTATACCGGCGGAGTGGCGGGATACGTTGATTCGTGCCCCGTCAGCAGCTGTTATAATACGGGAAAAGTCACCGGATCTGAAAATGTGGGAGGAGTGGCGGGATGGCTTGAGTACAGCGATGCCGACAATTGCTACAACACGGGAGAAGTTACCGGGACAGATAAATATGTCGGCGGTATCGCCGGATCCGCGAAAGGCAGCGTAATGACCGATTGTCACAACGAAGGAAAAATCAGCGGAGTTTCTCATATCGGGGGCATGGCCGGAAAAACCGACGGCGGCCTTATTAAAAATTGTTACAATGCGGGGCTGATTATCGCATCCGACCTTTATGCGGGCGGCATTGCGGGGCATTTATACAACCTCGGTTTTGCCGTCGGCTGTTATAACAAAGGGCAAATCGGCGGAGCCGGCTGTGTCGGCGGTATAGCGGGTTATGTGCAGGTCAGCACCGTTGAAAATTGTTATAACACGGCGACCGTCGGCGGCAACTCCAAAGTCGGCGGCGCTGCGGGTTATTCCGAAGACGGAACGATCCGCAAGTGTTATAACGACGGATTGATCATCGGGAGCAGCGAAACCGGCGGCGCTGCGGGAAATCTTTTAAGAGGGAAAATTGTCAGCTGTTACTATTTGTCGGGCACGGCTTCCGGCGGAATCAACGGGGCGGACGTTTCGGGTCAGGCAGCGGTTCTGACCGATGCGCAGATGAAGGTTCAGGAAAACTTTGTCGGCTGGGATTTTGAATATGACTGGTTTATCGACGCGCGGTATCAATATGCTGACGGAACTTCCGGCGGATATCCTCAGCTGCAGGCGTTCGGCAATTTTTCAACAATTTCATCCAGCGCGGTATGGACCGGCTCAACGGATACCGTTTGGTCGGGCAGCGGCACCGAAGCCGATCCCTTTTTGATCACTTCCGCCGAGGAATTGGCGGGACTGGCCGAAACCACAAACGGCGGAACGGATTACAGCGGGGAATTTTTCAAACTCACAACGGATATCACGCTCAACCAATATGAGGCGTTTCTATACTGGCAGCATACGGCAGCGGAGTGGACGCCCATCGGGATTGGGAATTATTTTTACGGTTCTTTTGACGGTGACGGACATCAGGTCAGCGGAATCTATATCGATAACGTGCTTCAATTTGAAGGTCTGTTCGGATATATAGTTGAGGGAAGCGTGAAAAACCTGCAAGTGACCGATAGTTACATCAAAGGTTATAAAAATGTCGGCGGCGTTGCGGGAGAAATCAGTTACAGCACCGTCAGCAGCTGCGGCAACACGGGAGCGGTCAGCGGTATCGAAGAAGTCGGAGGCGTACTGGGCTACACGGATTGGGACAGCACCGTCAGCGGGTGTTTTAATACGGGCGCTGTTTCCGGAAGCAACTATGTCGGCGGTGTGGTCGGCAACAGCAACGGCATCTTCAGCGATGGTTATAACACGGGAGCGGTCAGCGGTATGGATTACGTCGGCGGCGTTTCCGGCTATAACGGCAACGAAGCCACTGCTTGTTATAATACGGGAACGGTCAGCGGATATACTTACGTCGGAGGTCTGTTCGGTTTGAATTACGGGGATCTCAGCTTCGGTTATAATACGGGAGCGGTTCACGGCGATTCCTATGTCGGCGGCCTGGCGGGATTTAATACTTATTATATTTATGATTGTTATAATGCGGGGCCGGTCACCGGAACCGTCGAATATACCGGCGGTGTGGCAGGGGAAAATACCAGCGAAATCAGCGATTGCTATAACATTGGGTCCGTTGAAGGCGTCAACGGTACCGGCGGTGTGACGGGCTATAATTATTACAGAATCATCAATTGCTACAACACAGGCGCGGTCAGCGGGACAGATAATACCGGCGGTGTGGCGGGCGATATGGATGCCGCATCCACGATCTCAAGCTGCTATTATCTCACGGGAAAAGCGACAGGCGGTATCAAGGGAACCGATACTGCCGGCAAAGCGGAAGCGCTGACCGATGCGCAGATGAAACTGCAATCGAGTTTCGTCGGCTGGGATTTTACAACAACATGGGAATTCGGCGGAAGCGGCGCTCATTATAATTACCCGACGCTGAAAGACGTGGCGCAGATCAGTCTGGACCCGGTCACCGGCGTGACGATTTCGGATGAAAGCGCAACCCTGAACATCAACGGAACCAAACAGCTGACGGCGACGGTCGCCCCGGAGAGCGCGTTTAACAAAAACGTGACCTGGAGCAGTTCGGACAGTACGGTTGCGTCTGTTTCATCAAGCGGCTTTGTCACCGCTTTAAAAGCAGGGACTGCGGTGATCACCGTAACGACGTCAGACGGAGGATTCACCGACACCTGCGCGGTAATATCGCTGAATCCGGCGGATGAGGCGGTTTATACCTATTCAATCATTGATAATAAAGCCGTCATTACCGGATATACCGGCACCGCGTCGAGCGTAATTGTTCCGGCGTTCCTGGGCGGTTG